A genome region from Streptomyces antimycoticus includes the following:
- a CDS encoding helix-turn-helix domain-containing protein has protein sequence MAGDIVKCIGRQVKLFRERAGLTQAQLGEAIGYSEEQVSSVEQGRRVPQPDFLDAADEALEAFGVLRATKEEVANVQLPAFFRGAARLEAQAVEFHAYENQVINGLLQTGDYARAVFTMQRPMLGEETIEQRVTARLARQELITRQPPPIMSFVTEEAVLRRPCGGTRVMRAQLEHLLHLGQMRNVDLQVMPTRVDEHAGAGGPFALLEPKGRQMMAYVEIQDISRLLTDHKAVRTLEQRYGIIRAQALTPRESLEFIEKLRGET, from the coding sequence ATGGCGGGTGACATCGTCAAGTGCATCGGCAGGCAGGTGAAGCTCTTCCGCGAACGGGCAGGGCTCACACAGGCGCAGCTGGGTGAGGCGATCGGGTACAGCGAGGAGCAGGTCTCCTCGGTCGAACAGGGACGTCGGGTGCCCCAGCCGGATTTCCTGGACGCGGCGGACGAGGCACTGGAGGCGTTCGGGGTGCTGCGGGCGACCAAGGAGGAAGTCGCCAACGTCCAGCTCCCGGCGTTCTTCCGGGGCGCGGCACGGCTGGAGGCGCAGGCGGTCGAGTTCCATGCATACGAGAACCAGGTGATCAACGGGTTGCTCCAGACCGGCGATTACGCCCGTGCTGTCTTCACGATGCAACGCCCGATGCTGGGCGAGGAGACCATCGAGCAGCGGGTCACCGCCCGGTTGGCCCGGCAGGAACTCATCACTCGGCAACCCCCGCCCATCATGAGCTTCGTGACCGAGGAAGCGGTGTTACGCCGACCGTGCGGCGGAACACGGGTGATGCGCGCGCAGTTGGAACACCTGCTGCACCTCGGCCAGATGCGGAACGTAGACCTCCAGGTCATGCCGACGAGGGTGGATGAACATGCCGGAGCGGGCGGCCCATTTGCCTTGCTGGAGCCCAAGGGGCGCCAGATGATGGCCTACGTAGAGATCCAGGACATCAGCAGATTGCTGACGGATCACAAAGCGGTCCGCACGCTTGAACAGCGCTACGGGATCATCAGGGCCCAGGCTCTCACTCCACGGGAGTCGCTGGAATTCATCGAGAAACTGCGGGGAGAAACGTGA
- a CDS encoding ATP-binding protein, giving the protein MNGENLPSGTFEMFFTSSRRGARLARRIVVRRLAEWGIPRDSDASQSLALIAGELAANAVSHGHVPGRRFHLRLSVQPPPGPDGRWASASARIEVSDARDERRPVLRDRDDEAECGRGLLLVDALASKWGVAERGVGKTVWCEYVIVPEGCGSQQVVTGDTGAGDAG; this is encoded by the coding sequence GTGAATGGCGAAAATCTCCCTAGCGGTACGTTCGAGATGTTCTTCACCTCTTCCCGGCGCGGTGCCCGGCTCGCCCGGCGCATCGTCGTCCGCAGACTGGCGGAGTGGGGCATCCCCCGCGACAGTGATGCCTCGCAGAGCCTCGCGCTGATCGCGGGGGAACTCGCGGCGAACGCCGTGAGCCACGGGCACGTGCCCGGCCGCCGCTTCCATCTGCGGCTCAGCGTGCAGCCGCCGCCCGGTCCCGATGGCCGTTGGGCCTCCGCCTCGGCCCGTATCGAGGTGTCCGACGCCCGCGACGAGCGGCGCCCGGTGCTCCGGGACCGGGACGACGAGGCGGAGTGCGGGCGCGGGCTGCTGCTCGTGGACGCGCTCGCGTCGAAGTGGGGGGTGGCGGAGCGGGGCGTCGGCAAGACGGTGTGGTGCGAATACGTCATCGTTCCCGAGGGGTGCGGGTCGCAGCAGGTCGTCACGGGAGACACCGGAGCTGGCGATGCGGGATGA
- a CDS encoding DUF397 domain-containing protein, with the protein MNNNDIELSWFKSSYSSGEGGMCVEVAATADTVHVRDSKNLHGSRLAFSIRQWDAFIDRLTAEEFGA; encoded by the coding sequence GTGAACAACAACGACATCGAACTGTCGTGGTTCAAGAGCAGCTACAGCAGCGGTGAGGGCGGCATGTGCGTCGAGGTGGCCGCCACCGCCGACACCGTCCACGTACGGGACTCCAAGAACCTCCACGGATCACGACTCGCCTTCTCCATACGCCAGTGGGACGCGTTCATCGACCGTCTCACGGCTGAAGAGTTCGGCGCGTAA